A region of Paenibacillus sp. 37 DNA encodes the following proteins:
- the cyoA gene encoding ubiquinol oxidase subunit II, which yields MNKKPRSLIRIIIPVVLTLVTIALIVWPMLAGGQYVVLDPKGPIGASQRDLIVISTILCAVIIVPVLILAAVIVWRYREKPDNKAAYEPNWAHSTKAEVVWWTIPIIIIGILAIVTIRYTYVLEPSKPLAHEKAPITIQVSSLDWKWLFMYPEQGIATVNTLNIPADRPVKFELTADSPMNSFWIPQLGGQIYTMSGMAMTLYLQADHEGKYWGSGANFTGEHFGEMRFDVNATSDEDFDNWVAEVKQSSQALTTEGYKALAEPGTSNVAYYSAFPEGLFQNIVTKYVVDGQSAHSKHGTSKEASGAIQNATDTSNQDEDKSAN from the coding sequence ATGAACAAGAAACCTAGGTCGCTAATCCGGATTATCATTCCGGTTGTCCTGACGTTGGTTACAATTGCATTGATTGTCTGGCCAATGCTGGCAGGCGGACAGTACGTTGTTCTGGATCCGAAGGGGCCAATTGGCGCTTCGCAGAGAGATTTGATTGTCATCTCGACAATTTTGTGTGCTGTCATCATTGTGCCAGTACTCATTTTGGCTGCCGTAATCGTATGGCGTTACCGTGAGAAACCGGACAACAAAGCAGCATATGAACCTAACTGGGCTCATAGCACCAAAGCGGAGGTTGTTTGGTGGACCATTCCAATTATTATTATTGGGATACTTGCAATTGTAACGATTCGTTACACTTATGTTCTGGAACCTTCAAAGCCGTTGGCTCACGAGAAAGCACCAATTACCATCCAAGTGTCTTCACTGGACTGGAAATGGCTGTTTATGTATCCAGAACAAGGAATTGCAACGGTTAATACGTTGAATATTCCGGCAGACCGGCCTGTGAAATTTGAACTCACTGCGGATTCACCGATGAATTCATTCTGGATTCCGCAACTTGGAGGACAGATTTATACGATGTCGGGTATGGCGATGACCTTGTATCTGCAGGCAGATCATGAAGGCAAGTACTGGGGTTCAGGCGCTAACTTCACAGGTGAGCATTTTGGAGAAATGCGTTTTGATGTGAATGCTACATCGGACGAAGATTTTGACAATTGGGTAGCTGAAGTGAAACAGAGTTCTCAAGCTTTGACTACAGAAGGTTACAAAGCACTGGCTGAGCCAGGAACAAGCAACGTTGCTTATTATTCTGCTTTCCCAGAAGGATTGTTCCAAAATATTGTGACCAAGTATGTTGTAGATGGTCAAAGTGCTCACAGTAAGCATGGAACTTCAAAAGAAGCTTCTGGAGCCATTCAAAATGCAACGGATACGTCCAATCAAGACGAGGACAAGAGTGCTAACTAA
- the cyoD gene encoding cytochrome o ubiquinol oxidase subunit IV: protein MAEHNSHDSHGHEQHGSLKSYVIGFILSVVLTIIPLVVVLNDMMGKTGTLIVILGTAALQFVVQLFFFMHIRETEKPRWNVMALIFGLLIMMTIVIGSIWIMLNNAVAH, encoded by the coding sequence ATGGCAGAGCACAACTCACATGATTCCCACGGCCATGAACAACATGGCTCACTGAAGTCTTATGTCATCGGCTTCATTCTGTCCGTCGTACTGACAATCATTCCACTTGTGGTGGTTTTGAACGACATGATGGGCAAAACAGGAACACTCATTGTGATTCTTGGTACAGCAGCACTTCAGTTTGTGGTTCAACTCTTCTTCTTCATGCATATTCGGGAAACAGAGAAACCACGCTGGAATGTCATGGCCCTTATTTTCGGATTACTGATTATGATGACCATCGTAATTGGTTCGATCTGGATCATGCTTAACAATGCTGTTGCACATTAA
- a CDS encoding sugar phosphate isomerase/epimerase family protein translates to MKLGILAHTFGKQPTAQLAQTIADNGFNSVQLALAKALSDVDSSNGKLSPGLANEIGDQFAQRGVKIAVLGCYINPIDPDPVRRRADIDRFKEHLRYARDFGCSMVATETGDLDTYQDTHPDGYEEKAWSVLKETVEELAEEAEKWGVHAAIEPVSTHTLHTHEHMTRLFEEIPSSNLGMLFDPCNLIKQPHATDQGAFLREVMESLYQRMIVIHAKDVAFDAQGEKFNPVPGAGILDYPLFFELLKTYKPHIDISLEGVTAEEAVPAAKHLREVWSAVRV, encoded by the coding sequence ATGAAACTTGGTATTCTGGCACATACATTTGGCAAACAGCCTACAGCACAGCTTGCGCAGACGATTGCGGATAACGGATTTAATTCCGTACAGCTGGCGCTGGCCAAAGCATTATCCGATGTGGACTCATCAAATGGCAAGCTGAGCCCAGGGCTAGCGAATGAGATCGGAGATCAATTTGCACAGCGCGGGGTGAAGATTGCGGTACTGGGCTGTTATATCAATCCGATTGACCCTGATCCGGTAAGACGACGTGCGGACATTGATCGATTCAAGGAGCATCTGCGTTATGCCCGGGATTTTGGTTGCAGCATGGTAGCAACGGAGACCGGGGACTTGGACACCTATCAGGATACACATCCGGATGGATATGAAGAGAAGGCGTGGAGTGTGCTGAAAGAAACGGTTGAGGAGTTGGCTGAGGAAGCCGAGAAATGGGGCGTGCATGCGGCGATTGAGCCTGTGTCCACACATACTCTTCATACGCATGAACATATGACACGTTTGTTTGAAGAGATTCCTTCATCGAATCTGGGGATGCTGTTCGACCCGTGTAATCTGATCAAGCAACCACATGCTACAGATCAAGGGGCTTTCTTGCGCGAGGTGATGGAATCGCTGTATCAGCGGATGATTGTGATCCATGCCAAAGATGTAGCCTTTGATGCACAGGGAGAGAAGTTTAATCCGGTACCTGGGGCAGGCATACTGGATTACCCGTTATTTTTTGAATTGCTAAAAACGTATAAGCCACATATCGATATTTCACTTGAAGGTGTAACTGCGGAGGAAGCTGTACCTGCGGCCAAACATTTGCGTGAAGTATGGAGTGCAGTTCGGGTCTAA
- the cyoC gene encoding cytochrome o ubiquinol oxidase subunit III, translating to MAQAAAKHGENHAHGHDHGHHDPQEMKILGFWFFLISDVILFSVLFATFIVLRDNTAGGPILSELIKMPGVIAETFILLTSSFTSGLAVLAMNQGKVKQLINWLIVTAVLGASFIALEVYEFIELIHEGFSFTTSAASGAFFTLVGTHGLHVSLGLIWMIGLMFQLKKRGITDVTRGKINVISLYWHFLDVVWIFLLSIVYLMGVM from the coding sequence ATGGCTCAAGCAGCCGCTAAACACGGTGAGAATCATGCACATGGTCACGACCATGGACATCATGATCCACAGGAAATGAAAATTCTCGGTTTCTGGTTCTTCCTGATTTCCGACGTTATCCTGTTCTCCGTATTGTTCGCAACCTTCATTGTGTTGCGTGACAATACGGCGGGCGGACCGATTTTGTCTGAATTGATCAAAATGCCTGGCGTTATCGCCGAGACATTTATCTTGCTCACAAGTTCATTTACGAGCGGACTTGCCGTTCTAGCAATGAACCAGGGTAAAGTGAAACAATTGATTAACTGGCTGATTGTTACAGCTGTTCTGGGTGCAAGCTTTATCGCCCTGGAGGTTTATGAGTTTATTGAGTTGATTCACGAAGGGTTTAGCTTTACAACGAGTGCTGCTTCTGGTGCATTCTTCACCCTCGTGGGTACTCACGGACTTCACGTATCGCTTGGTCTGATCTGGATGATTGGACTCATGTTCCAACTGAAAAAACGTGGTATTACTGATGTTACTCGCGGTAAAATCAACGTTATCAGTTTGTACTGGCACTTCTTGGACGTCGTATGGATCTTCCTCCTGTCGATCGTCTATCTCATGGGGGTGATGTAG
- a CDS encoding GH1 family beta-glucosidase: MTIFKFPQDFRWGTATASYQIEGAAQEGGRGVSIWDTFARTPGKVYNGDNGDVACDSYHRYEEDIELMKKLGINTYRFSIAWPRIIPDGDGEINREGLDFYHRFVDALIEAGIEPFLTLYHWDLPQTLEDDGGWGNRRTVDAFVKYAEVIFKEFSGKINFWLTFNEPWCIAFLSNLLGIHAPGNKDLQTSINVAHGLLVAHGKAVQSFRRLGTTGQIGIAPNVCWAEPYSKSPEDQAACDRSIALNTDWFLDPIYKGSYPQFMVDWFAEAGATVPIQEGDMEIISQPIDLLGINYYTMGINRFNPEAGALQSEEVDMGLTKTDIGWPVESRGLYEFMHYLQKYGNVDVYITENGACINDDLENGKINDDRRISYYEQHLAQIHRIINDGINLKGYMAWSLMDNFEWAEGYRMRFGLVHVDYRSLVRTPKESYYWYQNVIKNNWLETRNEHNPQ, from the coding sequence ATGACCATTTTTAAATTTCCACAAGATTTTCGCTGGGGTACAGCAACAGCTTCCTATCAAATAGAAGGAGCGGCACAGGAAGGTGGACGTGGGGTATCCATCTGGGATACGTTCGCGCGCACCCCTGGCAAAGTATATAACGGAGATAATGGAGATGTGGCGTGTGATAGTTACCATCGGTATGAGGAAGACATCGAACTGATGAAGAAACTCGGGATTAATACATACAGGTTCTCCATTGCCTGGCCGCGTATTATTCCTGACGGAGATGGGGAGATCAATCGGGAAGGACTGGACTTTTACCACCGCTTCGTGGATGCATTGATCGAGGCTGGAATTGAACCGTTCCTCACACTGTATCACTGGGATCTTCCGCAAACGCTGGAGGATGACGGGGGCTGGGGCAACCGCAGAACTGTGGATGCTTTTGTGAAATATGCCGAAGTGATCTTCAAAGAATTCTCTGGCAAAATCAACTTCTGGCTGACATTCAACGAACCATGGTGCATCGCGTTTCTGTCAAACCTTCTCGGGATTCATGCGCCAGGAAACAAAGACCTGCAGACGTCAATCAATGTTGCTCATGGATTGCTAGTTGCTCACGGTAAAGCCGTTCAATCCTTCCGTCGCTTGGGAACAACCGGTCAGATTGGTATTGCTCCGAACGTATGCTGGGCTGAGCCGTACAGCAAATCTCCTGAGGACCAAGCTGCGTGTGACCGATCAATTGCGCTTAATACCGATTGGTTCCTTGATCCAATCTACAAAGGTTCATATCCGCAGTTTATGGTGGATTGGTTTGCAGAAGCAGGGGCTACTGTGCCAATTCAGGAAGGCGATATGGAGATTATCTCGCAACCGATCGATCTGCTCGGCATTAATTATTACACGATGGGGATTAATCGCTTCAATCCGGAGGCAGGTGCTCTGCAATCAGAAGAAGTTGATATGGGCCTCACCAAAACTGATATTGGCTGGCCTGTAGAATCACGTGGTTTGTATGAATTTATGCATTACTTGCAAAAGTATGGCAATGTGGATGTATATATCACAGAGAATGGTGCTTGCATCAACGATGACCTGGAGAACGGAAAAATTAACGATGATCGCCGGATTTCATATTATGAGCAGCATTTGGCTCAAATTCACCGCATCATTAATGACGGCATTAACCTGAAAGGGTACATGGCATGGTCACTGATGGATAATTTCGAGTGGGCAGAAGGCTACCGTATGCGTTTTGGTCTTGTTCATGTGGACTATCGTTCACTCGTGAGAACACCGAAGGAGAGTTATTACTGGTATCAGAATGTCATCAAGAATAATTGGTTGGAGACACGGAACGAACATAATCCCCAATAG
- a CDS encoding DeoR/GlpR family DNA-binding transcription regulator: MNPLKRHEKIMEALLERQEVTVSDLSELLQVTGKTVREDLDKLESMGLLVRVHGGAMLAQNDQYGILNSRGVTEKHHPEKTEIAERALAYIRPGDIVALDGGSTTLEMAKRLDNQPLTVVTNDLFIIAELTKKEQVRLVVPGGARVRNMLVGDDTAAFISSLNIHKAFISTTALHPEFGLSIYTGDLVPLKKAMISASQQVYGVVDHYKFGQFALRTFAQCSELDYIISDSRLDEETAALYEQSGVTVDYQS; encoded by the coding sequence ATGAATCCATTGAAAAGACATGAAAAAATTATGGAGGCTCTGCTGGAGCGCCAGGAAGTAACCGTCAGTGATCTGAGTGAGTTACTGCAGGTGACTGGGAAAACAGTACGAGAGGATCTCGACAAGTTGGAGAGTATGGGACTGCTCGTACGTGTCCATGGTGGTGCTATGCTGGCTCAGAATGACCAGTATGGCATCTTGAATAGCCGCGGAGTTACCGAGAAGCATCATCCGGAGAAGACGGAGATTGCTGAACGTGCCCTTGCTTACATTCGACCTGGAGATATCGTTGCTCTCGATGGTGGCAGCACCACACTGGAGATGGCCAAACGTCTCGATAATCAACCGCTGACGGTGGTGACCAATGACCTGTTCATTATTGCAGAGTTGACCAAAAAGGAGCAGGTGCGACTGGTAGTTCCTGGCGGGGCTCGTGTACGGAATATGTTGGTTGGGGATGACACGGCTGCGTTTATATCCAGTCTTAACATTCATAAAGCCTTTATATCCACGACAGCCCTTCATCCGGAATTTGGATTATCCATATATACGGGAGATCTGGTTCCTTTGAAAAAAGCAATGATATCTGCCTCGCAGCAAGTATACGGCGTTGTGGATCATTATAAATTCGGACAATTTGCACTGCGAACTTTCGCCCAGTGTTCGGAACTGGACTATATTATCAGCGATAGTCGTTTGGATGAAGAGACGGCTGCCTTATACGAGCAGAGCGGTGTCACAGTGGATTATCAAAGTTAA
- a CDS encoding cbb3-type cytochrome c oxidase subunit I has protein sequence MLEGLKEFASEFFVTGDPLIYGAMVAIGITMITIVAVLTYFKKWGWLWRNWLTTVDHKKIGIMYIIASIIMLFRGGVDALMMRLQLAMPNNEFLNPEHYNQVFTTHGTIMILFMAMPFMFGLFNVIVPLQIGARDVAFPFLNALSFWLFFLGAMLFNLSFVIGGSPDAGWLSYPPLSELSHSPGVGQNFYIWGIQISGIGSLATGINFLVTIIKMRAPGMRWMKMPMFTWSVFSTCIIILFAFPILTVTLALLFLDRFAGAHFFTLDLGGNPMMYINLIWMWGHPEVYIVVLPAFGVFSEIVSTFSRKKLFGYKSMVFAMLIISFLSFFTWAHHFFTMGSGADVNAFFAVTTMLIAIPTGVKIFNWLFTMYRGRIRMATPMMWTLAFIPCFIVGGMTGVLLSVAPADFQFHNSYFLIAHFHQVLIGGVVFGYFAGLYYWWPKMFGFQLEEKLGKWAFWTWNIGFYVCFMPQYAVGLMGMTRRLSTYGWDTGWWELNFVSTIGAFLMGVGFLFQVAQIADGIRKYKSLKAPADPWDGRTLEWSIPSPAPEYNFAVTPRGDDIDEWWEEKERRAKGIYPPEQPLEPIHMPKNSGIPFIMSVFWFIAGFGFVFGWLWMAILGLAGVGICMIARSFSYDTDYYIPVDEIKRTEASLRGSV, from the coding sequence ATGTTAGAGGGACTTAAAGAGTTTGCATCGGAGTTTTTCGTAACCGGTGATCCGCTCATTTATGGTGCGATGGTAGCTATCGGTATTACCATGATTACTATTGTAGCGGTGCTAACTTATTTCAAAAAATGGGGCTGGCTCTGGCGTAACTGGTTAACGACTGTCGATCACAAAAAGATCGGTATCATGTATATCATCGCTTCCATTATCATGTTATTCCGTGGTGGTGTGGATGCGCTAATGATGCGCCTTCAGCTAGCTATGCCTAACAATGAATTTCTGAATCCTGAGCATTATAATCAGGTCTTCACAACTCACGGCACGATCATGATTCTGTTCATGGCGATGCCATTTATGTTTGGTCTATTTAACGTTATCGTGCCATTACAGATCGGAGCAAGGGACGTTGCGTTCCCGTTCCTGAATGCACTGAGCTTCTGGTTATTCTTCCTGGGAGCAATGCTGTTTAACCTGTCATTCGTTATCGGGGGTTCACCGGATGCAGGATGGCTGAGTTATCCGCCTCTATCGGAGCTGTCGCACAGCCCTGGGGTAGGACAGAACTTCTATATATGGGGTATTCAGATATCGGGTATCGGTTCCCTGGCTACCGGTATCAACTTCCTGGTTACCATCATTAAAATGCGTGCGCCAGGCATGAGATGGATGAAAATGCCGATGTTCACATGGTCGGTATTCTCGACTTGTATCATTATCTTGTTTGCTTTCCCGATCTTGACCGTGACACTTGCATTGTTATTCCTCGACAGGTTTGCCGGGGCGCATTTCTTCACACTTGATCTGGGCGGTAACCCAATGATGTATATCAACTTGATCTGGATGTGGGGTCACCCTGAGGTATACATTGTCGTCTTGCCGGCATTCGGTGTGTTCTCCGAGATTGTAAGTACCTTCTCTCGGAAAAAACTGTTTGGCTACAAGTCGATGGTATTCGCAATGTTGATCATCAGCTTCCTGTCCTTCTTCACATGGGCGCATCACTTCTTCACGATGGGTTCTGGAGCAGACGTGAATGCATTCTTCGCCGTAACTACGATGTTGATTGCTATTCCAACAGGGGTTAAGATATTCAACTGGCTGTTTACCATGTATCGAGGAAGGATTCGCATGGCGACTCCGATGATGTGGACACTTGCCTTTATCCCGTGCTTTATTGTTGGGGGTATGACAGGCGTTCTGTTATCCGTTGCTCCTGCTGACTTCCAGTTCCACAACAGTTACTTCCTGATTGCCCACTTCCACCAGGTGTTGATCGGTGGCGTTGTCTTCGGATACTTCGCAGGTCTGTACTACTGGTGGCCTAAAATGTTCGGTTTCCAACTCGAAGAGAAACTGGGCAAATGGGCATTCTGGACTTGGAATATTGGTTTCTATGTCTGCTTCATGCCGCAGTACGCTGTCGGTCTGATGGGTATGACACGTCGTCTGAGCACATACGGCTGGGATACTGGCTGGTGGGAACTGAACTTCGTATCCACAATCGGGGCATTCCTGATGGGGGTCGGATTCCTGTTCCAAGTTGCACAAATTGCAGACGGTATTCGCAAATACAAATCACTCAAAGCTCCTGCCGATCCATGGGATGGCCGTACGCTGGAGTGGTCAATTCCTTCACCAGCTCCTGAATACAACTTCGCCGTTACACCGCGCGGAGATGATATTGATGAGTGGTGGGAAGAGAAAGAACGTCGTGCCAAAGGCATCTATCCGCCAGAGCAACCGCTTGAGCCGATTCATATGCCGAAGAACTCTGGAATTCCGTTCATCATGTCTGTCTTCTGGTTCATCGCTGGTTTCGGCTTTGTCTTCGGATGGCTGTGGATGGCAATTCTCGGACTCGCTGGCGTAGGGATCTGTATGATCGCCCGTTCATTCTCATACGATACGGATTATTACATTCCGGTCGACGAAATTAAACGTACCGAAGCGTCGTTAAGGGGGTCGGTATAG
- the kduD gene encoding 2-dehydro-3-deoxy-D-gluconate 5-dehydrogenase KduD — translation MNPFDLSGQVALVTGTSGGLGQGMAIGLAEAGADVVLVSYSKPAATASAIEALGRKAYVIEADLSREDELSAVFEQALAFQGRIDILVNNAGIIRRTPAADHAGQDWHDVIGLNLNTVFFLSQLAGRHMIERGSGKIINIASMLSYQGGINVPGYTASKHGVAGLTKALANEWAGKGIQINGIAPGYMETDNTTQIRADENRYRDITARIPAGRWGTPEDLKGPVVFLASAASDYLNGHVLNVDGGWMAR, via the coding sequence ATGAACCCATTTGATTTAAGCGGACAAGTTGCACTGGTGACAGGTACCTCGGGAGGACTTGGACAAGGGATGGCCATTGGTTTGGCAGAAGCAGGTGCTGATGTGGTGCTGGTCTCTTATTCCAAGCCTGCGGCAACGGCAAGTGCCATTGAAGCACTCGGACGCAAAGCTTATGTGATTGAAGCGGATTTAAGTCGTGAAGATGAGTTGTCGGCTGTGTTCGAACAGGCGCTTGCGTTCCAGGGCAGAATTGACATTCTCGTCAACAATGCCGGAATCATTCGTCGCACACCTGCGGCTGATCATGCAGGGCAGGACTGGCATGATGTCATTGGTCTGAACCTGAACACTGTATTTTTCCTAAGCCAATTGGCAGGCAGACATATGATTGAACGCGGAAGTGGCAAAATCATTAATATTGCCTCCATGTTGTCCTATCAAGGTGGGATCAACGTGCCAGGGTATACAGCCAGTAAACATGGCGTTGCCGGTTTAACCAAAGCACTCGCCAATGAATGGGCAGGTAAAGGAATCCAGATTAACGGTATCGCACCTGGTTATATGGAAACCGATAATACTACCCAGATCCGTGCGGACGAGAATCGTTACCGGGATATTACAGCCCGTATTCCTGCGGGGCGCTGGGGAACACCTGAAGATCTGAAAGGCCCGGTTGTCTTTCTGGCATCTGCCGCTTCGGATTATCTGAATGGTCATGTGCTGAATGTCGATGGCGGCTGGATGGCACGTTAA
- the kduI gene encoding 5-dehydro-4-deoxy-D-glucuronate isomerase: protein MENRYAAHPNEVKTYDTSRLREEFLMEQLFATDELVTVYSHVDRYIVGTAVPESKDITLEVNLKDIGTNFFLERREIGIINVGGHGTVTADGQGYEIGAKECLYIGRGVKEVVFTSSDKAQPAQFYFVSTPAHHTYPTVKATQEQAQPNHLGSIETSNERTIYRYIHQGEGGIQSCQLVMGITELDKGNMWNTMPAHTHNRRSEVYLYWNLPEDGVVFHMMGEPNETRHLVVRDRQAIISPSWSIHSGVGTSNYTFCWAMAGENQTFEDMDGVAMKDLK, encoded by the coding sequence ATGGAAAATCGTTATGCTGCACATCCCAATGAAGTGAAAACGTATGATACATCTCGCCTGCGTGAGGAATTTTTGATGGAGCAACTGTTTGCAACCGATGAATTGGTAACGGTGTATTCTCATGTGGATCGTTATATTGTGGGAACGGCTGTACCTGAGAGCAAGGACATTACTCTTGAAGTGAACCTGAAAGATATCGGAACGAACTTTTTCCTGGAGCGTCGTGAAATCGGTATCATTAATGTCGGTGGTCACGGAACAGTGACAGCGGACGGACAAGGTTATGAGATTGGAGCGAAGGAATGTCTCTACATCGGTAGAGGTGTGAAGGAAGTTGTGTTCACAAGCAGTGACAAGGCTCAACCTGCACAATTCTATTTTGTATCCACACCGGCTCATCACACCTATCCAACAGTAAAAGCAACGCAAGAACAAGCTCAGCCAAATCATCTGGGCAGCATCGAAACTTCCAATGAGCGTACGATCTATCGTTACATTCACCAAGGAGAAGGTGGAATTCAGAGTTGTCAGTTGGTGATGGGCATTACCGAACTCGACAAGGGTAACATGTGGAACACGATGCCTGCACATACCCATAACCGCCGTTCCGAAGTATACTTGTACTGGAACTTGCCTGAAGACGGTGTTGTATTCCATATGATGGGCGAGCCAAACGAAACACGCCATCTGGTTGTACGTGATCGCCAGGCGATCATTTCCCCAAGCTGGTCCATTCACAGTGGTGTGGGTACAAGCAATTATACGTTCTGTTGGGCGATGGCTGGTGAGAATCAGACGTTCGAAGATATGGACGGCGTAGCGATGAAAGACCTGAAATAA
- a CDS encoding zinc-dependent alcohol dehydrogenase family protein, whose product MKARVIRYYRFGEPSEVLCMEEKDVIPPGPGELAVRMHARPINPSDLIPVRGAYPHRTRLPAVPGFEGVGIVEAVGPGVSNQMLGRRVLPLKGENTWQDVVKTLDRHTIIVPNDIDDHSASQLYINPVTAWLICTEVLKLTYGDTLIVNAGGSAIGRIFAQISKIYGFKLIALTRDDRHTAELYRFGAVSVINTTKELLQARIAELIEGCGADAAVDCIGGTDGEQLVSCLKPNGTVISVGLLSGITPLWHEVTRGTQVHVKLFWLKHWVERCSQERWEQVFHEVMELVRAGKLVMANIGATYELTNVQQAIAAAESGIEGKVLLIRNT is encoded by the coding sequence ATGAAAGCAAGGGTAATCCGTTATTATCGTTTTGGCGAACCAAGTGAAGTGTTATGTATGGAAGAAAAAGATGTGATACCCCCTGGCCCTGGTGAATTAGCAGTGAGGATGCATGCTCGGCCTATTAATCCCTCCGATCTCATTCCTGTTCGAGGAGCTTACCCGCATCGTACCCGATTACCAGCTGTTCCCGGGTTTGAGGGTGTGGGGATAGTAGAAGCAGTAGGGCCGGGAGTATCCAATCAAATGTTGGGACGCCGCGTCTTGCCGCTAAAAGGTGAGAATACTTGGCAGGACGTCGTGAAGACCTTGGATCGTCATACAATCATCGTGCCGAATGATATCGATGATCACTCAGCCAGTCAGCTATATATTAATCCGGTTACGGCTTGGTTGATCTGTACAGAGGTGCTTAAGCTTACGTACGGTGATACCCTGATTGTGAATGCAGGGGGATCTGCAATCGGGCGAATCTTTGCACAGATCTCAAAAATTTATGGATTTAAATTGATTGCGCTTACGAGAGATGATCGTCATACTGCTGAACTGTATCGTTTTGGAGCAGTTTCTGTTATCAATACAACGAAAGAGTTGCTCCAGGCTAGAATCGCAGAATTAATAGAGGGGTGCGGTGCTGATGCAGCCGTGGATTGTATTGGAGGGACAGACGGGGAACAGTTGGTCAGTTGCCTTAAACCAAATGGTACGGTCATCAGTGTAGGATTGCTTTCGGGGATCACACCGTTATGGCATGAAGTAACCCGAGGAACACAAGTTCATGTGAAACTTTTCTGGTTAAAGCATTGGGTGGAACGCTGTTCGCAAGAACGCTGGGAACAGGTATTTCATGAGGTGATGGAGCTGGTCAGAGCAGGGAAGCTTGTCATGGCAAACATTGGGGCGACGTATGAACTAACGAATGTACAACAGGCTATTGCAGCGGCTGAATCGGGTATCGAGGGGAAGGTTCTCTTAATACGTAATACATAA